TCCTTGACGAACGCTGCCGCGGTCCGAAGATCATCGACGACGGCGGTCCCCACCAGCAGGGCCAACGCGCCTTGGGCTGTGGGATCGGAAATATTCACGACGTCCGTAGCCCAGCGGCTGCCGGGGGGAAGCAGCACACCGGCGCCACCGTCAGCACCGCCGGCGGATCCGCCGGCCAGGAGCAATGCTGCGCGGCCGGCGTCGTGATCCTTCAAGGAGGCAATGGCTGCAACTGCGGCATCAGCACCTGACACCACCAAGGCGTCCGAGGCACTCCCCAGAGCCGCGGCAATGGCAGCCTCGAACCCCGACTCGATAGCCACCAGCGCAGCCAGGGGCCCAAGAACGCCCCCGGCCGAGAGCAGGCTGCCGGAGCCGTCCTTGCGGTTGAGTCCCAGTTGAAGGGCATCCCGGCGCGCCGTCAAGGCATCCCTCTCGCGGACAGCTTCCCGTTCCGCGGCTTTCAGTTCCTCAATTTCGGCAAGGACGGCATCCAGGACATCGTTCGCATTTTCGTAGTCGGCGTCCAGGCTCTCCTCGCCGTCCTCGACGCCTGCCACCTGGGATTCAAGGGCCGTGAACTCGCTCTGGGCCTGACGGCGACGTTCATCGCCGGATGCGAGGGATTCCCTGAGCCGGCCACGTTCAGCTTCCGCGGCTTCGGCCCGGGACCTGGCGGCGGCTACTTGTCCTGCAAGCCTGGCGAGCCCTTCCCTGCGGTCGGCAGCGGCCCGCAACATGGCCGTGAGTCTCTTGTCTTCAGCGGCCGCCAGCGATTCAGCTGCGTCCTTGGCCACCGTGGCTTCAAGAAGTGCGGCTTGCTTCGCCAGGATGTCGTGCTGCAGGGCAGACTCTTCTTCGCGGACCCGGGCGGCTTGGCGTTCCAGTTGCTCCGGGTCCCGGCCTGTATCCGCCGCGGCCTCGGAGGAACCCAGAAGCCTGCGACGTTCAGACGCAAGTGATCCAAGAGAACGCAACCTCTCCCGGCCGGCAGAGAGCTGGTACCAATGATCGCGCGCGGCGTTGAGCTTCGGGGTTGCTTCGGCAGCCTTCTGTTCCAAAGCAGCTTGGCGCCGACGTCCGGTCCCCAACTCCGCCTCCACCACCTGGCGTCGTTCTTTCAACGCGGCCTCGTCAGCAACATCCTGTTCAAGACTGGTGGTGAGCTGCACCAGGTCATCAGCCAGAAGGCGGGCCCTGGCATCCCTGACATCGAACTGGACCGTCTGGGCACGGCGGGCGATTTCCGCTTGCTTGCCCAAGGGAGTCAGTTGGCGCCGGATCTCCGCGGTGAGGTCGCCGAGCCGTGCCAGGTTGGCCTGCATGGCTTCGAGTTTGCGGACGGTCTTTTCCTTGCGGCGGCGATGCTTGAGGATGCCTGCTGCCTCTTCAATGAAACCCCGGCGGTCTTCCGGTGTGGCGTGCAAGACCCTGTCCAGTTGGCCCTGCCCCACAATGACGTGCATTTCACGGCCCAGGCCGGAATCGGAGAGGAGTTCCTGGATGTCCAGGAGCCTGCAGGGTGCGCCGTTGATGGCGTATTCGGAGCCGCCGGTCCGGAAAAGTGTCCGGGAGATGGTGACTTCGCTGTAGTCGATGGGGAGCGCGTTGTCCGCGTTGTCTATGGTGAGGGCGACATGCGCACGCCCCAGGGGCGGCCGGCCCGACGTGCCGGCGAAGATGACATCCTCCATCTTGCCGCCGCGCAGGGTTTTGGCACCCTGCTCCCCCATCACCCATGCCAAGGCATCAACCACGTTGGATTTACCCGACCCGTTGGGACCGACGACAGCAGTGACGCCGGGCTCAAAGTCGAACGTCGTAGCCGACGCGAACGACTTGAATCCTCGGACGGTCAAACTTTTCAGGTGCAAGGCGCTTCGGTTCTCCTGGGTGGCCCGGGTGGTTGTATCCCCTAAATCTACTGCCGTTTGAGTGAAATCTACGGATCTGTTGCCGGAACGCCTTGTGGTCGGCAGGCCACACCCCTACACTCCTGCCAAGGGCTACTTGGCCTGTTCGTTCCGGTGATCCGGCTGCAGCATGAACTTTGGTTCTGCCACTGCCGGATCCGGTCCCGATCTTCGGAACGTCGAGCCAAGTGCACAACGGCCCCGTGTTCCATAACTGAAGATCTTGGTTTGACCCTGGCTGGGGAGCGGCAAGCAGGGACCGTGCGTGAAATCGCGGACCCGCATTCGCATTTTCGGCGCGCCACCCCCAGGAGTTCTGATGCCCGGTACTTCAGCCAACCGACCCCAGCGAGTCCTCAGGGGTTTCCTCGTGCCCCTGGTGATTGCCACGGTGGCGGCCCTCTTGCCTCTCACTGCGCCAGCGGCGGTGGCTGCGGGTCCCTGCGACCCCGTAGTGAACCTCGTTGCCTGTGAGAATTCCAAGACCGGCAGTCCGCCGTCGGAGTGGGACATAAATGGTGCCGGCGACGACAGCATCCAGGGCTTCTCCACCGAGATCAGTGTCAATGCCGGCCAACCCATCCGTTTCAAGGTGGATACGAACGCACCGAGCTACACCATCGGGATCTACCGGACGGGCTGGTATGCGGGCAACGGCGCCCGCAAGATCGCCGATGTGACGCCATCAGTGTTGCGCCAGACACAACCCGCTTGCCGCAGCGACGTCACCACGGAGCTGTACGACTGCGGCACGTGGGCAGTATCAGCAACGTGGCAGGTACCGGCCACCGCTGTCTCAGGGGTCTACGTCGCGCTCCTCCGGCGTCCGGATACGGGGGCGAAGAGCCACATCACGTTCATCGTCCGCAATGACGGCAACCGTTCCGCCGTCGTGTTCCAAACCGCTGATCAGACATGGCAGGCCTACAACACCTACGGCGGCTCTGACTTCTACCAGGGTGCCGCGAACGGCAGGTCCTACAAAGTCAGCTACAACCGGCCCATGGCAACCAGGGATGGCCCTGGCGGCAGGGACTTCTACTTTTCCAACGAATACCCCATGGTGCGTTTCCTGGAACAGAACGGTTACGACGTCAGCTACATCAGCGGCCTGGATACGCACCGCAACGGCGCCGAGTTGTTGAACCACAAGGTGTTCCTCTCGGTCGGCCACGACGAATATTGGTCGGGGCCCCAACGGGCGAACGTCACTGCCGCGAGGGACGCCGGCGTCAATCTCCAGTTCCTGTCGGGCAACGAAATGTACTGGCGCACCAGGTTTGAGCCCTCAACCGTTGATAGTGCCGCCAACCGCACCCTGACCTGCTACAAGGAAACCTGGGGAAACGCCAAGATCGATCCCAGCACGGAGTGGACCGGCACATGGCGGGACCCGCGCTTCGCTTCCCAAGCCAACGGCGGAGGACTGCCCGAGAATGCCGTAACCGGGACAATCTATATGTCCAATCACTCGGACCTCCCCGTGACTGTCAAAGCGGACGAGGGCAAGACCAGGCTATGGCGGAACACCACCTTGGCTTCGATGCCGGCAGGTTCCTCTACAGCGCTTGCACCCCACACCGTCGGCTACGAATCCAATGAGGACCTGGACAACGGCTTCCGGCCTGCGGGACTCATCAGGCTGTCCACCACCGTGGGAAACGTGCCGGAATATCTGCAGGACTTCGGCAATACCGTAGCTCCCGGCAGCACCACCCACAACGTGACCCTTTACCGTGCAGCCAGTGGCGCGTTGGTCTTTTCAGCAGGCAGCGTCCAATGGACCTGGGGCCTGGACCAGGAGCACGACGGCGACGGCGCACCCGCCGATGCCCGCATGCGGCAAGCGCAGGTCAACATCCTCGCCGACATGGGTGCGCAACCCGCCACTCGCGCGGCAGGACTGGTTGCCGCAGTCGCCAGCACCGATACCACCAAGCCCACCGCTGCCATTTCCGCACCTGCCAACGGAGCTACCCTGGCGCACGGCAGCTCCGTCACCGTGACCGGCACGGCCACGGACGTGGGTGGCGTTGTGGCCGGCGTCGAAGTTTCCACTGACGGTGGAGCCACGTGGCACCCCGCCACGGGAAAGCAGAACTGGACCTACACGTACATCCAGAAGGGCCTCGCCACGGCCACCATCCAGGCGCGGGCCATCGACGACAGCGCAAACATCGGTGCCGCCGTCACCAGGAACCTGTCCCTGAGCGGACCGTACAGCGTTTTCGGCCAAACAGTACCTGCCGTCAAAGACTCAGGAGACGGTGGAGCTTACGAAATGGGTCTGCGGTTCACCCCGTCTGTAGACGGCTTCATCACCGGCGTCCGCTTCTACAAGAGCACCGCCAACACCGGCACGCACACCGGCTCATTGTGGAGCGCGACCGGCGAGCGCCTGGCGACGGCCACCTTCACCAATGAAACGGCCTCAGGCTGGCAAACTGCCCTGTTCACCCAAGCCGTGCCTGTTGCGGCCGGCCAGAAATATACGGTGTCCTATTGGGCACCCAATGGCCACTACGCCACCAAGGACCATCAATGGGCGAGCTTCGGTTCCACCGACGCGCCTTTGAAGGTTGCTGGTGGTTTCGGGGCTGAACCGGCGGGTGTCTACAGCACCTCGCCAGGATTCCCCACCACCAGCTTCAACGGTGGCAACTACTTCGCGGACGCGCTCTTCAGCACGGTAGACAGCTCCCCCATGACCGTCTCGGGCCACACGCCCATTCCGTCGTCGTCGAGCGTGTCCGTGAATACCAAAGTAAGTGCTGTCTTCTCCAAGCCGGTCACTGCGGCAAGCGTCCAGCTGACGTTGCAGTCGCCGTCGGGACCTGTGGCAGGCACTACGGCGTACGACGCCGCAACGCGGCGGGCCACTTTCACGCCGTCGAGCGCTCTGGCCTTCAGCACCCAATTCACCGCGACGTTGTCCGGCACCGATTCGATCGGCGGTCCGGTCACTGCCGGTGGCACCTGGTCCTTCACTACGGCAGCGACGTTGCCTGTTCCGGGCGCCTGCCCCTGCAGCCTCTTCGATGACTCCGTCACACCCGGGATCGCCGAGCTGCGTGAAGGCGTGCCGGTGACCCTCGGAGTGAGGTTCTCCAGTGTTTCCGCGGGTGAGGTATTGGGTATCCGCTTCTACAAGTCCGCTGGTAACACAGGTGCCCACAATGGAGCCTTGTACACAGCCGCCGGACAGCAGTTGGCCACGGTGGCATTCACCAACGAAAGTGCCTCAGGTTGGCAGACCGCCATGTTCAGCCAGCCTGTGCAGATGGCCGCGAACACAGAGTACATCGTGTCCTACAAGTCGCTGACCGGTACCTACTCGGCCACCACCAACGGCTTCGGGTCAGGACTCAGTGTTGGTCCGCTGCGGGCGGCATCGGATGCCGGCGCGTACACCTACAGCGGCGACTTTGCCGCTTCACGATCGACCACCAGCTACCTGGTGGACGTCGTGGTGACGGTTCCGAATCCGCCATTCACGGTCGGCTCACACTCGCCGCTGCCAAACGCTTCGAGTGTTCCACTGAACACCGCAGTCAGCGCCGTGCTGTCCGAGGCCGCGGTGGCGTCCAGCGTCAGCATGGCAGTAAAGGTGACGGGCGGCGCCGCAGTTGCCGGCGCGTCGGCCTACGACTCAGCTACCCGAAAAGTCACGTTCACCCCCACAGCTGCCTTGACCGCAGGGACCTCCTACACGGCCACCGTGACGGCAACGTCTGTCTCCGGACAACCGATGTCTGCTGGTGGAACGTGGACCTTCACCACAGTTCCAGCACCGCGTACTCCCGGCGTCTGCCCGTGCACGCTGTACCAGGACACAGTGACACCTGCAACACCCAACGCCGATGACGGAGTTTCGTTGTCCCTCGGCGTCAGGTTCGCCAGCGACACTGCGGGCCAGATCACCGGAGTGCGCTTCTACAAGGCGGCCGGCAACACGGGAACCCACACTGGTTCGCTCTACACGGCCACGGGACAACTCCTGGCCACGGTCACCTTCACCAATGAGTCGAGTACCGGCTGGCAGACGGCAACATTCAGCCAACCGGTGACCATTACGGCCGATACTGAGTACGTGGCGGCGTACAAGGCCCCCACAGGCAAGTACTCCTATACCGCCGGCGGATTCGGTGAAGGGTTCACCAGCGGGCCACTGCGTACGGCGGCTGACTCGGGAGCTTTCGGTTACAACAGCGACTTCCCGGGTTCCTCCTCTACCGCCAGTTACCTGGTGGATGTGGTGTTCGCCACCGCCTCGCAGCCCCTGACGATCTCCGAACAGGTACCGGCTCCCGGGGCCACGGGCATTCCAACGGATGTGAAGCCTTCCATCACCTTCTCCTCCGCCATCCGTCCGGGGGCGTCGTTCACGTTGACAGCGAACGGCAACCCGGTGGCCGGTACAGCTGCCCTCTCTGCGGACAGCCGGACCGTCACGTTCACCCCCACCGCGGCGCTGCCCAACAGCACCGTGATCTCGGCCGGCGTCAGTAATGTCGTCTCCCAACAGGGGCAGTCGTTCCCGACTACCAACTGGCAATTCACCACTGCGGCGCCCACCGTCCAGGTGTCCACGATCTTTGGATCGCTGACGCCCCAGGTAGTTTCCGCGTCCGACTTCATCCCTGTTGAACTTGGTACTGCTTTCAGTGTTTCGCAGGCAGGGAACGTGACGGGCATACGTTTCTACAAGGGGGCCGGCAACACCGGAACCCACGTGGGTTCGCTGTGGAACTCGGCAGGTACGCGCCTGGCGCAGGTGACCTTCACCAACGAAACGGCCACGGGCTGGCAAACTGCCACCCTCTCCGCGCCAGTGGCGTTGGTGACAGGCCAAACCTACGTGGTGTCCTACAGGGCACCCAATGGCCGCTACTCCTACACCTCTGCGTTCTTCAACCAGACCTACACAAGCGGGGTGTTCACCGCCAGTGGCCCGAACAACGGCCGCTACCGGTATGGATCCGGGGGCGTCATGCCAACCACCTCCTGGAATGCCACGAACTACTTTGTGGATGTGGTGTATTCCACCACTGCACCGGCACAGCAGACCGCGGCCCCGTCCCCGTCCCCGTCGCCCACAGCTACTCCGACGGCCACGCCCACACCGTCGCCCACGGCAACGGCGACGGCTACCGCTTCCCCGAGCCCCTCGCCCAGTCCGACTCCCAGTCCGACCCAGTCAGGTGGGTTGCTCTGCGGGCTGCTGAGGGTCTGCTGAGGGTCGGCTGACACACCGCTTCCGCTGGCGTCCAACCCCTGAACTCCGGGCCGGGCGCCAGCGGAGCTGTGCCAGGCATACTATTCACCGCGCTTCCCTTAGCCCATCCTCTTCAGCGGGCTCGCTTTGGCGTGAGTGCTTGCACCGTGACTGCTTTCAGCGAACGACGCTTGGAGACCACGCGTGGGCGATGAACAGGCTGGGCTGCGAGCCCGGTTCGGTGCCAAGCTGCCAAATGTTGCTGTCGCCTTCCACTGCATCATCTGCCAAGCCATAGAGAAGGTTCCGGTCATCAAGCCATTCGATCTGGTCATCCACGCTGCGCTTTTCCGCAAGAACCGTTTCCCGACCTGACGCGAGGTCAAGGACGGCGACCTTCCAATGGGCAACCAGCCCGCCGCCGTCGTTCTCCTTGTAAGCGATCCGGGTGCCGTCCGGCGAGATCGACGGGCACTCCACATGGTCGTGGATAGCCGTGAGGCTTTTTGCGGACAGGCTCCCCCGGACCAACCAGATACGGCCCGACGACGCCGCTGTGGCGTAGAAGACATCACTCTGTCCAGGGGCAAAGGTCACTCCCCAAATGTTCCTGTCCGTGGCTACCAGGCGCTCACCGTTAACCATCAACGCGAAGTCCTCAAGGTTTCCGGACGTACCCCCGGGCAAGCTGATTTCAGTGGCTGTGGAAAATCCCGAAGCAGCGTAGGAGTGACCCGTGACAAAGACGGTAGTAGCGATCATGGAGCCGTCAGCGCTGACCCGGGTCCTGCTCGGAATGCCCGGGAGGGGCCATGAACGCTGGATCTGCCAATCGCGGTTCATGACTGCTGCTTCGAAGGCGGTCACCAGCCCTCGGTTCGTCTTCAAGCAC
Above is a genomic segment from Arthrobacter sp. YN containing:
- the smc gene encoding chromosome segregation protein SMC, whose product is MHLKSLTVRGFKSFASATTFDFEPGVTAVVGPNGSGKSNVVDALAWVMGEQGAKTLRGGKMEDVIFAGTSGRPPLGRAHVALTIDNADNALPIDYSEVTISRTLFRTGGSEYAINGAPCRLLDIQELLSDSGLGREMHVIVGQGQLDRVLHATPEDRRGFIEEAAGILKHRRRKEKTVRKLEAMQANLARLGDLTAEIRRQLTPLGKQAEIARRAQTVQFDVRDARARLLADDLVQLTTSLEQDVADEAALKERRQVVEAELGTGRRRQAALEQKAAEATPKLNAARDHWYQLSAGRERLRSLGSLASERRRLLGSSEAAADTGRDPEQLERQAARVREEESALQHDILAKQAALLEATVAKDAAESLAAAEDKRLTAMLRAAADRREGLARLAGQVAAARSRAEAAEAERGRLRESLASGDERRRQAQSEFTALESQVAGVEDGEESLDADYENANDVLDAVLAEIEELKAAEREAVRERDALTARRDALQLGLNRKDGSGSLLSAGGVLGPLAALVAIESGFEAAIAAALGSASDALVVSGADAAVAAIASLKDHDAGRAALLLAGGSAGGADGGAGVLLPPGSRWATDVVNISDPTAQGALALLVGTAVVDDLRTAAAFVKEHPQLRAVTREGDVLTALTVTGGSATAPSLLEVQAAVDDAGARLQEVTARLERGRFALAGAQSRRAEAQDRTDAALERLHESDARLAAVAERLGHLNSVLRSAVGESDRLAASMAKAEANIAEAQLDLEVAAERLAAAQEAPDEEPSTDQRDELAAQARMARSFETEARLALRTAEEQLGAISNRAASLERAAATERRAREEAARRAQRRRAQAQRAAAVASAVEQVLRFIDVSVEAAGWERDLAEQTRERLETELTLVRTGNEALAKELAELTDSVHRDEMARTQQRLRIEALETRSIEELGLSAEQLVADYGPGLPVPVPAGTTTDKWAELRTPVDEHGEAIVEGIPFVRAEQEKRLRKAERELAALGKVNPLALEEFAALEERHQFLSSQLEDLKSSRKDLLDIIKEVDARVQQVFTEAFADTSAQFDHVFARLFPGGEGKLVLTDPDDMLNTGIEVEARPAGKKIKRLSLLSGGERSLTAVALLVAIFKARPSPFYVMDEVEAALDDTNLGRLITIFEELRESSQLIVITHQKRTMEVADALYGVTMRGDGVSTVISQRLGAGA
- a CDS encoding DUF4082 domain-containing protein, coding for MPGTSANRPQRVLRGFLVPLVIATVAALLPLTAPAAVAAGPCDPVVNLVACENSKTGSPPSEWDINGAGDDSIQGFSTEISVNAGQPIRFKVDTNAPSYTIGIYRTGWYAGNGARKIADVTPSVLRQTQPACRSDVTTELYDCGTWAVSATWQVPATAVSGVYVALLRRPDTGAKSHITFIVRNDGNRSAVVFQTADQTWQAYNTYGGSDFYQGAANGRSYKVSYNRPMATRDGPGGRDFYFSNEYPMVRFLEQNGYDVSYISGLDTHRNGAELLNHKVFLSVGHDEYWSGPQRANVTAARDAGVNLQFLSGNEMYWRTRFEPSTVDSAANRTLTCYKETWGNAKIDPSTEWTGTWRDPRFASQANGGGLPENAVTGTIYMSNHSDLPVTVKADEGKTRLWRNTTLASMPAGSSTALAPHTVGYESNEDLDNGFRPAGLIRLSTTVGNVPEYLQDFGNTVAPGSTTHNVTLYRAASGALVFSAGSVQWTWGLDQEHDGDGAPADARMRQAQVNILADMGAQPATRAAGLVAAVASTDTTKPTAAISAPANGATLAHGSSVTVTGTATDVGGVVAGVEVSTDGGATWHPATGKQNWTYTYIQKGLATATIQARAIDDSANIGAAVTRNLSLSGPYSVFGQTVPAVKDSGDGGAYEMGLRFTPSVDGFITGVRFYKSTANTGTHTGSLWSATGERLATATFTNETASGWQTALFTQAVPVAAGQKYTVSYWAPNGHYATKDHQWASFGSTDAPLKVAGGFGAEPAGVYSTSPGFPTTSFNGGNYFADALFSTVDSSPMTVSGHTPIPSSSSVSVNTKVSAVFSKPVTAASVQLTLQSPSGPVAGTTAYDAATRRATFTPSSALAFSTQFTATLSGTDSIGGPVTAGGTWSFTTAATLPVPGACPCSLFDDSVTPGIAELREGVPVTLGVRFSSVSAGEVLGIRFYKSAGNTGAHNGALYTAAGQQLATVAFTNESASGWQTAMFSQPVQMAANTEYIVSYKSLTGTYSATTNGFGSGLSVGPLRAASDAGAYTYSGDFAASRSTTSYLVDVVVTVPNPPFTVGSHSPLPNASSVPLNTAVSAVLSEAAVASSVSMAVKVTGGAAVAGASAYDSATRKVTFTPTAALTAGTSYTATVTATSVSGQPMSAGGTWTFTTVPAPRTPGVCPCTLYQDTVTPATPNADDGVSLSLGVRFASDTAGQITGVRFYKAAGNTGTHTGSLYTATGQLLATVTFTNESSTGWQTATFSQPVTITADTEYVAAYKAPTGKYSYTAGGFGEGFTSGPLRTAADSGAFGYNSDFPGSSSTASYLVDVVFATASQPLTISEQVPAPGATGIPTDVKPSITFSSAIRPGASFTLTANGNPVAGTAALSADSRTVTFTPTAALPNSTVISAGVSNVVSQQGQSFPTTNWQFTTAAPTVQVSTIFGSLTPQVVSASDFIPVELGTAFSVSQAGNVTGIRFYKGAGNTGTHVGSLWNSAGTRLAQVTFTNETATGWQTATLSAPVALVTGQTYVVSYRAPNGRYSYTSAFFNQTYTSGVFTASGPNNGRYRYGSGGVMPTTSWNATNYFVDVVYSTTAPAQQTAAPSPSPSPTATPTATPTPSPTATATATASPSPSPSPTPSPTQSGGLLCGLLRVC
- a CDS encoding TolB family protein, encoding MSGTLTGSKARWGVLLAVTALVLAAAGIYAVGAYQRFEESRTAASSVGITAGQPLPAAPFVLFRNTASGQGYGNAATVPLSAPGGTRAVSEQECDRVHGTAETVVCLKTNRGLVTAFEAAVMNRDWQIQRSWPLPGIPSRTRVSADGSMIATTVFVTGHSYAASGFSTATEISLPGGTSGNLEDFALMVNGERLVATDRNIWGVTFAPGQSDVFYATAASSGRIWLVRGSLSAKSLTAIHDHVECPSISPDGTRIAYKENDGGGLVAHWKVAVLDLASGRETVLAEKRSVDDQIEWLDDRNLLYGLADDAVEGDSNIWQLGTEPGSQPSLFIAHAWSPSVVR